GGGTGCAGCAGGCAGGCCCTGCGGGCAAGGGCCAGGTGATCGAGCTGATCGGTTCCCGCGCGCTCGGTCCGCGTGACCGACTGATGCTGGTTCAGGTCGGCAACGAGCAGATCCTGTTGGGTCTCAGCCCCGGCACGATCACCGCGCTACACGTACTCAAGGAACCGGTGGACGTCCCGGCCACCTCCGAAAAAGCGACTCCGGAATTTGCCCAGCATCTGTTGAAGATCCTCGGCAAGGATCAGAAGGATACGAAGTAATGGGTGCGTTGCGCATCGTCTTGACCCTGGCCTTGATGTTGGCCGCGCCATTGGCGTTCGCCGCCGATCCGTTGTCGATCCCGGCGATCACCTTGGGCACCAACGCCAACGGTGCGCAGGAGTATTCGGTCAGCCTGCAGATCCTGCTGATCATGACGGCGCTGAGCTTCATCCCGGCCGCCGTCATTCTGATGACCAGCTTCACCCGGATCATCATCGTCTTC
The sequence above is a segment of the Pseudomonas sp. HS6 genome. Coding sequences within it:
- the fliO gene encoding flagellar biosynthetic protein FliO — protein: MGSLLASVLALPSIVMAAEPAAATAATAAAVTPAVNSGVAGQLTQLVFGLLLVLGLIFFLAWLLRRVQQAGPAGKGQVIELIGSRALGPRDRLMLVQVGNEQILLGLSPGTITALHVLKEPVDVPATSEKATPEFAQHLLKILGKDQKDTK